The Xylocopa sonorina isolate GNS202 chromosome 11, iyXylSono1_principal, whole genome shotgun sequence genome includes the window GGGAAGCATATGATAATTCGTAATAAATGAGGAGTATCTTGAAGAGAAAAACGCGAAACGTTTAAATTCGTTCAATCGGAAACCGATTCGCGGGTTAACacagagacagacagacagacagacgcacgcacgcacgcacgcacgcacacgcgcgCCCACATATATTGGTTCGTTCTGTAATATTTCTCTTAAAATAATACTCTCAAAATAATACATCTCAGAATCAGTCTCGGATATTTGTTTAGTTtctcaagaagaagaagaagaagaagaagaagaagaagaagaagaagaagaagaagaagaagaagaagaagaagaagaagaaggagaagaagaagaagaagaaaaagaagaagaacacTAATATATGGGTGTAAGTCTCTGCGTGGTTCTCTGTATTCAACAGGCCATTCGAGACGAGTATTTCAACGAACAAGACAGCTTTGATTGTTTTCAAAACGGATCGTCGTCGTGGAGACTGTTTAAGGTTTCCGTGGGGAAACATACATAAACATTGTAGTAACAATTGTTAAATTAGCAATAAGAAAGAACTTTTCCCTTTCCATACGCTGTTtgaaagattaaataattaaatagctGTTCGCGACTTATCATTATATACGATAGCCCGAGTCTATGTACTCGTGTTTGCGCACAACAAGGGAGAACAGGAGGAACGAGTTGTTCGATCCGATCTACGTATGTACGTATGTACGTGGAACTGAGAAGCGGACGTTGGTAAAACACCAACGACGGTTAATTCGTCGAGTGTTATTGTCATTTGCATTTGCTTTTACCGTCGAGTAATTTTTTCCAAAGATCAAACTGTTCGCTATACTTGACCATATGAATACTGATACCTCGTTGAACGTTGCACGCACTGTACGAGATTTTCTTGTTCAGAAATTCGTTTGCGTGCGTTCTCTTAATTTTCAATTTATCCGCAACTATGCCGGTGACGAAAACGTCTTCGAGCTTAAGATACGTTTGATCCAACGCAGCGTCGTACAGCTTGCGCACGATGTCGCTCGACAAAAGATAAGCAGGCCCGGTAGTAAAGTCTGGAAAGACAGCGTGTTTGAACTGTGCCTGAGATACGTAATATTTACTTTTCTTATTCCTAATTGGTTTCCATTTTTTAGCTAATCTACCAAATATTACGTTCCTATCTTTTGCATGCTTAATCACGAAAGCTTGCAGACGCGGAACATTGATGAACATGTCGTCGTCAGTCTTCAGGAGGAATTTAACCTTGGAACAGTAACTGTCTACCCATTCGAGGGTAGAGATCGTTTTAAGCGTCAAATTAGAGTAGGAATCGAAAAACTTTCCACGTATCACGTCGTTGTACGTCTTTTCCTCTTTCCTTAATATGGTTTCCACTTTGGTGTCCGTAGTCGCACCTAACATGAACAAAATgctgatatcgcttctctgacCGTAATGACCCCATGTTTGTCGTATCGCCATCCTAGCCTCGAGATGGGTCGGCGCTGACATTATTATCACAACCAGATCCATTTCTTTCCCAAAGTTTGGACATCTCTCCGGAATCGGCACCGTATGCCCAGCTTCGTAAATGTTACGTGCAAAGTATTCGCCGGAGAGCATCTGGACCGGTTTGGTCTCGTTGGTCGTCTTCTGCGTCAGCATGGAAACCTTTTCGTTACTCTGCTTGGAGGCAATCGGAACGGATACGCTCGCCGAAGATACCGTTTGCGTGCTAGACGACGTCGATTGTACGGTGACCATAGAACTGGAGAGATTGGCGACGTTCTCGACGTTGTAGGGACCGATGGCAGATGGTTCCGGAGAATCGTTCTTGGACGAAACAGCTGTACGATGCTCTATGGTTACGTTGGACCGTTCCTTATAAAGCTCTTGAAACGTAGATTGACCTAAACCAAGTAGATATAAgcaataaaataattaattgttTGCCGTTTCGTATAAAGAGTAAATTTGGTAAAAAACTACTCACTGACGTTTCGAGACACAGCATATTGAGGGACATCGTAGTAAGTGGTGCGATAGTAAACGTAGAAAGTCAAGCCAATTAATCCTAAAATAAGCGTTCGCAAAGGACGACTGCGGGGATATAATAATTGATGCATGTCGTATCACTTGTTTCCCGTTACTTCCGCTTTTTCCGCGATACCGTATTATTATTGAGATTCGAAGAAATTCAGCTACATCGTGGTAGAACGATTAAACGATTAAACGCAGAAAGAGCGAATCGTTTGTCACGGGTTGCTGGAAACACCACCGTGGCAGTGGCGAAAGCAGCGAATCGAATCGGCCGGTACTTCAGGAAATAGATTATTCTCATATTGGTTCGATTCGAATGATACTTTGCGAACCCTTTCGATTCTTCTCCGCTTCTCCTCTCCTGATCCCGGACATGCTTCGGACAGATGCTCCTCGTCCTCTATCTATTCCCTCTTCCCCAGAACCATGTGCTTACGATATGCTTGCCGCATATTTCTTTCTTCTACCACGCGAATGCCGATCGATTAACACGGCTCTCATTCTCGATTCTCGTTCGCATCGAACCAACGAAACCTCCTCACTGGCATTGCATTTATTTCTCTCCGCCTACTTtacttactttactttactttactttactttactttactttgctttactttactttactttacttcacCTTACCTTaccttactttactttactttactttactttactttactttactttactttactttacttacgTTAGCGTCGTAtcgatatattttatttatatcgATATCATCCAACCGTCGATTCGTTACTAATCATCGTCATCATCGTCATCGACTTTGCGCTCGAGAATCTCGAAATCTCGACAAGTTTTCGATTCCAACTAGCATTCGAACATTATCATCGCGTGTCCTCCGATATCGGAAATCTTCGTTAGAACGCCACCGAGAGGTGTCGTTAGCCTTGGCAAACTATCGTTTACTCGTCTCAGCTCTTTCGCGAGCAAACACGATCACCGAAAGTTATCCTCACTATTTTACTTTATATTTATTTACTTGCAACTCACTTCATAACTAATATTTTACGTTCCGGGTAGTGTAAGTGGGTATAATTAACTGAAACAGTCGAAAAGcttttaattacagaattttatctcccgctttagagaaAGCTATAAGATAGAGCGAGACGGACGATACCGACCCTACTCTGGAAAGGTGgtcaaactgctcgcacagcgttatcgacagcgaagtgaacacaGCTAACTAGTCGCGCCATCTCTGCCGAAAGTGTTGAAACTAATGCCCGGTCGGTTTCACCgtttctccaagagatggcgctagtagttgctGAGCAGTTCACTtcaccagtttgagcacttttcacagagatggcgccactagttagttgagttcacttcgctgtcgataacgctgtgcgaccagtttgaccacatttcgaagagatggcgccaccaatgCTAAGAAAAATTTTTCTAAATATCAAATTTATGTAACCATTTCTCGGCCTGCCAAAACAGGTAAAAAAAACCATCTTTTTTTATAGAATTATAGACTTCCCCTGTAAGAATTGTTAGTAAAATTGATCGTTAAATACTGTCTGTGGAAAGCCACGTTTAGCATTAAAAATGAAATGGACCCTTCAAATACTACGAACGCATATACAATTTACCTGCAGCTTTCACCGTGTCACAAAAAATTTCTTTCCGATTATACCATCAGAATGTTTAgcgaataaagaagtttttgtgaaatttgCTGCCCTCCGCGTCTAAAAATAATTAGTTAAATATAGGAGGTGAACATTTTCGTGATTTATACACTTACTTTTATTATTCCAGTTGTTTTCCAGTTTCAGGGTAAAATATGTAATATTTCCTAATGGTGTAGGAAATTGttgtcattttcttgtaggactTACGGTTTGAAAGATGCAATCAATAATATGTGTGAAACTGGTGTTTCTCTAGAAAAAACATAAATTCCAAATTTCTTTACCATTTTTGCAAATCATACCTAGGTTTATATAAACTTGTTTGTTGCCTTTCAGGTGTAGTATCTAACAGCTGTAAAAATTCCTCACAGGAATGGTGCCCTTAACGAATATTCGTTATGCGCAAGTATTTACACGTGAATTCGAAAGAATATCAACGATAAAACATGGATGAGAAAAGGGAAAGCGTCAGAGCGAAATCAGTGAGGATCAGTTTCATAAGCGAGCAAAGTGAGTTAAGTAAGtaaacgtatatatatatatatatatatatattgtagatACGTAGGTATATATCGATAGAAAAAGAAAGGAACGGGACAACGCAGCAACACAGACTAACCGTGCCATCATTGACAACCGCGCGCACCCGATCGATGGCCCACTGCCACTTTCCTTTTGCCTACAGCCCATCTTTCCCTGGTTCTCTTTTTCATCCATCATGCATGCGTCTTTGGACTTCCGGTTCTTTCACTTTCGAACTTTCGCGTATATACTTTGACATTCCATCATCTCGTGCTTTTCTACAGTTTTTTGTTTCAGGGTTACCGGACTTTAGACGACGTACCACCATctgctccctctctctctctctctctctctctctctctctctctcattctaaCTGTTATTTCGTTTCTTTTGTTTGATTAGCTTGATTTAGCTAGTTTCTCTTCTCCTCTGATAATTTCTTCGCGAATTTGCCGAGCGTTTCCTCGATatctatacatacatacatacatgtaACGTCCCTCTTATGTATAGACGGGTAGATAGGAAACGCAACGGCGTCGGCGTCGTCGTCGGCGTCGGCGCCATCATCTCGACCGTTGGTTAGTTGACGAACGAAGGCTGTCGAGTACATTGGGGTTCGTCGTAATCGTTGAGAGTTCATTCCGTCCACTCTCTTCAACCTTCGTTCGTTTTGCGTTGAAATAGTTCCCCGGCTGTTTGAACTTGAAAATAACAACGGTTCGATATTCCCAACACGGAAGATTTTTCGTCTGCATTCGAGTACGATACCATATTATGACCGCAGGATGATTTGTCGATATTCAGGGTCTTTGTGGCCTCGCATTGTTTAGGAAAAAAGGTTCGTTTCACTGGGTTTCTAATAACGATCGCGAGTGATATAGCACGTGCGCATGTACGAGAAGGAgaacggaagagagagagagagagagagagagagagagagagagagagagagagagagagagagccaaaTTCACTCCAACAAGTAGATTCGGTTACAAAGTCCTGTACACGTATGGATGGCACCTGCGACACACCCAATCATCCAACTTTACGGTAGAACGAATGCGTTTTCAACTTTCATTCGCCTTGATTCATTTTTAACGGGAGTCGAAGCGTCAGAATCGAAGGAAACAGATGGAGATAAAGGATACGTGATGATAATACGTCGTGTTTggatgtgtgtgcgtgcgtgcgtgtgcatGCACAACTAGCGGTACGTAGTTGCGCGCGCGCTTCGAGATTAAAACGGAGGTGTAGCATGCATAATTGATTGTGGGCGAACGTCGCGTTGAAAAGTATGGCGCGAATAACGCCGTTTTCTAAACGGGGAAAGAGAGAAAGTAAATTGGTATCGGTGTCGATCGTAGGTGAGTCGAGAAGGCAGGAAGCGGGCCGGAGGGTAAATAAAAGGAGGAAAGGAGGTAACAGAGGAAGAGAGCATAATGATCGATCCCAGCTCGTCGGAGGCGGAGAGCGACGAGGATCAG containing:
- the LOC143428759 gene encoding beta-1,3-galactosyltransferase 5, producing the protein MHQLLYPRSRPLRTLILGLIGLTFYVYYRTTYYDVPQYAVSRNVSQSTFQELYKERSNVTIEHRTAVSSKNDSPEPSAIGPYNVENVANLSSSMVTVQSTSSSTQTVSSASVSVPIASKQSNEKVSMLTQKTTNETKPVQMLSGEYFARNIYEAGHTVPIPERCPNFGKEMDLVVIIMSAPTHLEARMAIRQTWGHYGQRSDISILFMLGATTDTKVETILRKEEKTYNDVIRGKFFDSYSNLTLKTISTLEWVDSYCSKVKFLLKTDDDMFINVPRLQAFVIKHAKDRNVIFGRLAKKWKPIRNKKSKYYVSQAQFKHAVFPDFTTGPAYLLSSDIVRKLYDAALDQTYLKLEDVFVTGIVADKLKIKRTHANEFLNKKISYSACNVQRGISIHMVKYSEQFDLWKKLLDGKSKCK